The sequence CTTCCTGCAGCGAGGACTCGGAGCTGCAGAGTTCTCAGCTTTCTGTCGGATGTCCAGCTGGGCCACATGTGGACTCAGACCGACCAATCGGGACCGTCCATCTCAGGATccgaccaatcagagaggagACGATGAAGAGCACGAACCGGTGGAGGAGACGGACGCTGTGAGCGGGTAAatatttgacctctgaccccgtCAGTGCAGAAGTTTAAAccacttcatcagtttttaaAATGACATGTGTCTGACGTGTTCCCGCCGTGTTCCCGGCTTGTTCCCGACGTGTTCCCGCCGTGTTCCCGGCGTGTTCCCGGCGTGTTCCCGACGTGTTCCCGGCTTGTTCCCGACGTGTTCCCGACGTGTTCCCGCCGTGTTCCCGGCGTGTTCCCGGCGTGTTCCCGGCGTGTTCCCGGCTTGTTCCCGACGTGTTCCCGCCGTGTTCCCGGCGTGTTCCCGGCTTGTTCCCGACGTGTTCCCGACGTGTTCCCGCCGTGTTCCCGGCGTGTTCCCGGCTTGTTCCCGACGTGTTCCCGCCGTGTTCCCGCCGTGTTCCCGACGTGTTCCCGGCTTGTTCCCGACGTGTTCCCGACGTGTTCCCGCCGTGTTCCCGGCTTGTTCCCGACGTGTTCCCGCCGTGTTCCCGGCGTGTTCCCGACGTGTTCCCGGCTTGTTCCCGACGTGTTCCCGACGTGTTCCCGCCGTGTTCCCGGCGTGTTCCCGGCGTGTTCCCGGCTTGTTCCCGACGTGTTCCCGCCGTGTTCCCGCCGTGTTCCCGGCGTGTTCCCGGCTTGTTCCCGACGTGTTCCCGACGTGTTCCCGCCGTGTTCCCGGCGTGTTCCCGGCTTGTTCCCGACGTGTTCCCGCCGTGTTCCCGCCGTGTTCCCGACGTGTTCCCGGCTTGTTCCCGACGTGTTCCCGACGTGTTCCCGCCGTGTTCCCGGCTTGTTCCCGACGTGTTCCCGCCGTGTTCCCGGCTTGTTCCCGACGTGTTCCCGCCGTGTTCCCGCCGTGTTCCCGCCGTGTTCCCGCCGTGTTCCCGGCTTGTTCCCGACGTGTTCCCGACGTGTTCCCGCCGTGTTCCCGCCGTGTTCCCGGCGTGTTCCCGGCGTGTTCCCGGCTTGTTCCCGACGTGTTCCCGGCGTGTTCCCGGCGTGTTCCCGGCTTGTTCCCGACGTGTTCCCGACGTGTTTCCGGCGTGTTCCCGGCGTGTTCCCGACGTGTTTCCGGCGTGTTCCCGACGTGTTTCCGGCGTGTTCCCGGCGTGTTCCCGGCGTGTTTCCGGCGTGTTCCCGACGTGTTTCCGGCGTGTTCCCGGCGTGTTCCCGGCGTGTTCCCGACGTGTTTCCGACGTGTTCCTGACGTGTTCCCGGCGTGTTCCCGACGTGTTCCCGACGTGTTCGCAACGTGTTCCTGACgtgttcttcttctctcaggTTTCTGTCGGCGGATGAACGCGAGCAGGTCGGTCGTCTCTGTAAACGTCTGATCGATGGCGGCAGACTCGACTTCCTGAAGACAAAAGGATTGGACAGCAAACTGATTCGTTACGTCAGTAGTCAGGTGACTCTGGAGAACGTCCTGCTGACCGCCGTCCCACCGTCTCTGTCCCCGAGGTCAAACTGAGACTCAGAGACTACAGACCACAGACCAACTACAGACCAACTACAGAccactacagactgactacagaccACAGACCAACTACAGACCAACTACAGAccactacagactgactacagactacagaccaACTACAGAccactacagactgactacagaccACAGACCAACTACAGACCACTACAGACCACTACAGACTGACTAGACTGACCACAAACTGACCACAAACTGACcacagactgactacagactgactacagactgaccaCAGACTGAATACAGATGATACAGAAATCACACATACTCAACGTGAGTTTCTacaaaagtatttttatttggAGTTAAAATGTGTTGAAATGTTAAGTAAAGTTTCTATTAAAGCGTTTTCActtgtttctgtttctgattTAAACCTTCATTTCATAGCTTCATTTCATAGCTTCATAAAGAAcactgtttgtgtttcagtctgcagaaatgaataaatgatttaCAGTCTAAAATCACACGACAcaaacaggaaaacaaaaacactactGAAACATTCTGTTAGTGAAGTTTTATAAACTGTCAGCAGATTCCAGCCTCcagaaacagaaatataaatgtgaatatatatataaatacataaatatatgaaCGAGTCTTTGATGTGAATCTTTTTCTTCACTGGTTTTAAAACGTGTAGCTGAGCTCTGAAAAGAAAAAGCCCAGAAGAAGAAATGCAGAGCGACAGATTACTTTAGTTTGATGAGTCGTCGTTCGGCtctgaaacagaaacacatcaaaTTATCACTTTCAATAAATACTTTTACTAAAAATATTACAACATATTTTTAGTAAAAGCCAACCAGGAGACAAACCTGCAGGaattattccagtgtgcctagaagcacaaagCAAAGCCGGTCtaacactggtctattattcaaCGGGCTTCATTTTATTCTTCATCTTCCGCCAAACTTTGCCTCGCTACTCGTCCcgcagcgttgccaacacctgtacaaaaagtacatcaaaacgtgcgcaaggatcgggaatcgtgtgctatgaccCGACTATAACCTATGACCTGAGATTCACGCAGCggtttccgaaaaaaaagtgtttttgctcGATTGGAATGCATcgaaaatcgacgtgaagacAGTTAAAAAACGCTCCTCTTTGAGGacatgattaaaagtttaaacgggtcacgagtcttgggactttattttgccaaatggtcattttgatagctggcacggttttcatgaaatcgcagtttacgttttgtgacaTTTTCAGACGGTTTCAGAtgttataatgggtgtgtgttgCGTGTGTCGTTCAGGGCTAGAGCTCGTGATGTCAGAGCTAGTGGAGCACAGCTtaaaaatcttttgaaaatgatccgaacaaattgctccctaggccacaacgtccactcctcatacacaattaatacatcaaaacgtaggtatgtttgtgccggtcgcagtcatgtagctatggaatcagtcggacttacacatttggtgacacatgcctgaacgtgagagcaactCCAGGCTAGGCTCCCATAGAggcccatattaaatttcacagagaaacacacacacacacacacacacacacacacacacacacacacacacactctatttactgtatcacgtCATGTCAGTGAGCCAACATGCTCTAAACcaggcttcaatggatcagggccataattaatgttattgattacacctgtgattaaaagcccccaactctcattgtatgataacaggaaactagggattcaactacttttcaaaataaaagccctcaactcTTACTATATGATAACAGGAAAGTAAACGGCCTtacggccccccaatcaccatggcaaccagtgatggaatgatcgggaatggtgtgctatggcttttctaagagattcgcgtagCAGCTCCTGAAAAAATCGCACGAAAGCGCGATTTGTTCgctccataggaatgaatggcaAATTGACGTAaagagagctcaaaaacactGGTCTTTAGGGCCATACAGactcgccatactttaacgtagaaaaatgattcaaagtttaaacgggtcacgagacttgggacttcattgggcctatcatcccccttcttctaacctcactatggtcctcagaccccccccagcaccaggcacactggtcaaaatttcttgcgaaattttctagttattattattattattattattattagcattagcattattattagcattagcattagcattattATTCATGTTACATGTTATTATTACAAACTGAAGGGCTGGAGTTGTTTACCAGGCAGGGAGGCACTAATGAAAGATGCTATTcaggtgcattgtgggaaacGTAGGATCCATTGTTTTTGGTCTAAAAGTCACGATATCGTAATCTGTGTTTCAcaacgacgacgacgacgacgacgaagAGACTCACTGGAGGAATGATTTAAGAACCTTGAAGTTAGaacataataattataaataactgACCTTTTACAATATGTTGGAGTTCGGCTGTAGACGTGTTAATCAGGTAAAATAGTGGTTCTTTGTGTATGATGTTAATTATGTTGGTTAATGTTGTAGTTATTGTTGTTAATCAGGTAAAATAGTGACAGCGTTAATAAACAGTGTTGATACTAACGGTTGACACAGTGCATGTTGAGCACAGCGTACGCTCTCTTTCTGGCTTCCTGgatgtaaaactgcatgaacTCTCGTCCAAACATCTCTCTGTCCTCTTCATCGTCCTCAGTCTTCATCTCACTGCAGGGCAGCGTCACATCCAGGGTCAGAGGGTTGTCCCGGAAATTCACAAACCTGCTTCGACAGAAAGACAAAACGTGTTCAGTCTGAGAGACGACTGCTGGCTTTAACTGTGATGGACGGGACACGTCTCAAAGGTTACAGATGGTAATGTTATCTGATTCTGTGTttgtggacagacagactgacctgAGGTTGGACATGTCCTCCATCAGTGGGGGGATGTCTCTGAGTCTGTTGCAGCTGAGGACCAGCGTGTCCAGACTCTTCATCCTGCTGATGCTGTCTGGAAGTTTCTCCAGTTGGTTTCTCTGCAGCCACAGAGTGTGCAGCGTCTCCATCCTGAGGACGAACACCAACCAGTGTTTATTGGCTGATGGCAGAAGGGGGCAGGGCTCAGGGGATTCCTTTACTCACCTGTGTATGTCTTCAGGTAAGTGCTGCAGTTGGTTTCCTCCCATGTCGAGCCACTCGAGCGCCGGCAGTCCAACCACACAGTCCGGCACGCAGGTGAAGTCGTTCATGGACAGATCCAGGTGCTGCAGCTTCTTCAACTTCCTCAACTGAGGCTCAGAaaacagacctcagatcagctggATCAAGGTTGATCATGAATACAGGTCTACAGGACCTGGTTCAGGAAGTTGGCTTAGGTTTATATTCATTTCTGATTTGGAATTTGGTTTAGGTCTACAATCATACCTTATAGAAAAAAacgtttggtttgtgttcacaccTACTCTGGAACCTGACTGAGGTAGTGGTTTGTACCTGGTCTGGTAGCTGGTTCAGGTCCCGGTT comes from Sebastes fasciatus isolate fSebFas1 chromosome 5, fSebFas1.pri, whole genome shotgun sequence and encodes:
- the lrrc39 gene encoding leucine-rich repeat-containing protein 39 isoform X2: MVGVAACGSVSSIKALWETRIKRVQKEEEEHTRRKTRCGATGRLSVGVWEDRAVLARLKQKLQTEDGRLILRIEQEEWKLLPGCLVQLSQVQEWQIHRTGLQKIPHFISSFQNLLVLDLSRNGVTEIPQQIGKLTQLRELLLSYNSIQFVPEELSCCESLERLELAMNRDLNQLPDQLRKLKKLQHLDLSMNDFTCVPDCVVGLPALEWLDMGGNQLQHLPEDIHRMETLHTLWLQRNQLEKLPDSISRMKSLDTLVLSCNRLRDIPPLMEDMSNLRFVNFRDNPLTLDVTLPCSEMKTEDDEEDREMFGREFMQFYIQEARKRAYAVLNMHCVNQPNDDSSN
- the lrrc39 gene encoding leucine-rich repeat-containing protein 39 isoform X1 — encoded protein: MVGVAACGSVSSIKALWETRIKRVQKEEEEHTRRKTRCGATGRLSVGVWEDRAVLARLKQKLQTEDGRLILRIEQEEWKLLPGCLVQLSQVQEWQIHRTGLQKIPHFISSFQNLLVLDLSRNGVTEIPQQIGKLTQLRELLLSYNSIQFVPEELSCCESLERLELAMNRDLNQLPDQLRKLKKLQHLDLSMNDFTCVPDCVVGLPALEWLDMGGNQLQHLPEDIHRMETLHTLWLQRNQLEKLPDSISRMKSLDTLVLSCNRLRDIPPLMEDMSNLRFVNFRDNPLTLDVTLPCSEMKTEDDEEDREMFGREFMQFYIQEARKRAYAVLNMHCVNRVGNAAGRVARQSLAEDEE